The following proteins are co-located in the Acidicapsa acidisoli genome:
- a CDS encoding ABC transporter permease, producing MSGDFLSQYGGEITTLTVEHLWLTGAAMLFATAIAVPAGIWLTRTPRWAKPVIAVANILQTIPSLAMFGFLLPLPWLGDRAARIAILALTAYALLPILRNTYAGIRGIEPSIIEVARALGLTDWQLLVKVQLPLAASFILAGLRTATVTCVGIATIAAAVGAGGLGELIFRGVASVDNRLVLAGAIPAALLALAADAALGLLERRTRMPAR from the coding sequence ATGAGCGGAGATTTCCTCTCTCAATATGGCGGTGAAATCACCACGCTCACGGTGGAGCACCTGTGGCTGACCGGTGCGGCGATGCTCTTTGCCACGGCAATCGCCGTGCCAGCGGGCATCTGGCTTACGCGAACGCCGCGATGGGCTAAGCCGGTGATCGCCGTGGCGAACATCCTTCAAACCATCCCTTCCCTCGCGATGTTCGGCTTTCTGTTGCCGCTGCCCTGGCTGGGAGACCGTGCGGCGCGCATCGCCATTCTGGCACTGACGGCCTACGCACTGCTGCCGATTCTGCGCAACACTTACGCGGGAATCCGCGGCATCGAGCCTTCAATCATCGAAGTCGCGCGAGCGCTGGGGCTCACGGATTGGCAGCTTCTCGTCAAGGTGCAGTTGCCGCTCGCTGCATCCTTCATCCTAGCCGGGCTTCGTACCGCAACCGTCACCTGCGTCGGCATCGCGACCATTGCGGCGGCAGTGGGCGCAGGCGGCCTGGGTGAGCTGATCTTTCGCGGCGTGGCGTCGGTCGATAATCGTCTCGTGCTTGCCGGAGCGATTCCCGCAGCACTTCTGGCGCTGGCAGCGGACGCGGCACTAGGCCTGCTCGAACGACGAACGCGGATGCCGGCGCGATGA